The genomic window ACCTACATAATCAAGCCCAAGCTCTTCAAACAAAATACCCGGCGTAATAAGTTTCAAAGATTCTTCAAATCGCTTTGCGAGATAAGTCGCAGAATCTGGCATTTTTGCAAGCACTCTTTTAATACCATCACGCGTTTTTTGATAAAACGATGTGCTCAAAATCTGTGAGAGATAGTTACTAATCGCACCGATAGGCTTAGAAATACTCATCTCATTGTCATTAAGAATAATTACCATTGGGTATTTTTTATCTCCCAATTCATTAAGTGCCTCATAGACGAGTCCCGCACTCATTGAACCATCGCCTATCATCACTACAGGCATAGAAATATCCGCCCCAAGCACCCTAGCCCTACCAACACCCACCGCAAGAGATAGTGAAGTCGAGCTATGCCCAGCGATAAAATAATCGCTCGCAGATTCTTTGGGATTACAGAATCCGCTAATGCCACCAAACTGCCTTAATGTGCTAAAATCTTCCCAACGCCCTGTAAGCAGCTTATGCGCGTAAGCTTGATGAGAGACATCAAAGATAAATGGGTGCTTTCGCACATCAAATACCGCGTGCACTCCTACAATCAAATCCACGGCACCTAGTGTAGAACTTAAATGCCCACCATTCACGCTTACAACCTCCAAAATTCTCTCTCTAATGCGCCTAGTAAGTGTGTATAGCTCCTCTGTGGAGAGGGCATTTAATCTCTCAAAACTATAATCAATTTCACCCATACAATTCCCACATTCTCACTAATCACGCATATTTTCAAGCACTGATTGTTTGAGATTTTTATAGCGCGACATTATCGTGCCATCAATATTGCCAGTATCGCTCACTATTACCACGCCACCGAGCGATACTGCGCCATCGGAGATAACCTCCACCTTCGTATTATCCTCCAAATGCTCTTTGAGATATAAATAATCATTGGGATTGACCTTAACCTTAATATTTGTAGCGTCCATTATGCTATTAAGTAGCTCTCGTGTGAGGTTGAGGGCAATTTTTTGTGAATTCTCACTCACTTCGTTGATAATCACCTCCTTAGCAATATCCACAGAGATTGCACTCAATTCCTTTTCTAACTCCTCCAAGTGCTTTTGGCTTGCCTTTAGGGTATTTTCAAGAGTAATGATAGAATCTACCAAAAATTTTTTTTGCGCATCAATTTCTGCAAACATATCCCCCTTAACTTTTTCCTGTGCTTCTCGAAATCCATCCTTATATCCCTCATCTCTCGCACTCGCTACGCGTTGTTCGCTCTCAACCTGCAACTTCTCAAACTGAATCTGTAGTTTTGCAAGAGAACTTGAAAGATCATCAGTTTTTTGAAGCAATTTTTCTACAAGCTCCTGCTCTAAACTCGCAATTTTTTGCACGTTAGATTCCGAATGCAAAGCATTTTGTGCCTCCTCATAGCTTTGTTCTACCACGGGTGCTTGTGTATCAATATGGTGAATTTCTTTACCAGATTCCACCATATCAGAAGTGATTGTTTTAAACTCATACTTTTTGATATTATGATTCTTAAGTCGCTCCTGCCCTATGATATTTTCTTGACTAAGCAATGACATCGTCTTGTTCTCCTAGCTGCACTAAGCCCTGCTCTGCGAGTGTTTGCACCACTTCCACGATTTTTCTTTGTGCATTTTCCACATCACGCACCTTCACCGCACCCAAAAACTGCATTTCCTCCATAAACTGCTCACTCGCCCTTTGGGACATATTCCCCATAAACTTCTGTTTGAGCTCATCAGGGGCAGATTTAAGGGCAAGCGTAAGGTCTTTTTTATCAGCAATTTTAAGAATCTCTCTAATAGCGTTGTTGTCGAGCTTGGTAATATCTTCAAAGGTAAACATCATTTCTTTAATTTCTATGGCAAGTTGTGCATCGATTTGCTCGATTTGTGCAATTGTCGCTTTTGCTGCCTTTTGTCCTAGTCGGTTGAAAATTTCCGCAACAGAACGTGTACCACCCACTTCGACCTTGTAGCTTGTGAGAGATTCTAGTTTGTTTTCAAGCACCGCACTCACGCGTTTAACGACATTGGGCGAAATATCTCCGAGGTTTGCCATACGAATCGCTACTTCAGCGCGCAACTCATCAGAAAAATACCCCAAAGTCTCCGCTGCACCGCTTGCGTCCATATGTGCGAGAATAAGCGCGATTGTTTGAGGGTGCTCGTTAATAATAAAGTCTGCGAGTTGTTGAGGGCGAATCTTTGAAAGATAAGCAAAGTTCTTTTGGGACTGCATTGTTTTGGCAAGCTTATCCAAAATTGCCTTTGCAGCATCTGGTCCTAAAGATTTAATCAACAAATCACGCGCATAATCCATACCACCAGAGTTGATATATTGATTTGATTGAAAAATGACATAAAATTCCTCTAAAACTGCTGCACCAATGGTCTTATCCATACCACCCAACTGCGCAATTTGCTTACTTACTTCAGTAATAGAATCTATATCAAGATGGTGAAAAATCTCCGAAGTAATCTCATCACCTAGCTGCACGAGCAAAATGGCAATCTTTTCTGCCATTGAGAGCTCATCATATTGCGCCCTTTGACGCGGACTAAGCGTGATTGCCATATTTACTCCTTTACTTATGAACTGCTGCCAAGACCGCTAGTTGTAATATCAAGCTCATCTTTAATGAGCGTTTGAAATAATGCACCAATCTCTTGAGGACGTTCAGAAATTACACCGCGCATTCTCTCAAGCAACACTTCATATTTGATATTATCCTCATCAAGCCCAGAACCAAACCCGAGTTGATCTTCCACACGTTTGCGTAATTCACTAAATTTATTGATATCTTCCTCATCATCATCAAGCTGCATAAAGGATTCTATATCGTCTTCCTCCTCCTCTTGCACTTCAAGCATACGCTCTGCAAATGGCGCAACAATCTTTTTATAGAACACAAACAAAATCACCGCCACAATCACATATTTAAGCAATGGCATAAATGGTCCCAAATACCGCTCTACCTTGCTTGAGAACAGCTCTAAAGAATCTTGAGGGCGATAATTGAGCTGTGTGCTTCTAAAAGGCATATTAATCACATTGACTTGGTCGCCCCTGGACTCATTATAGCCAATGGCATTTTTCACACCCTCTAAAATTTTATCCATATCCTCTTGTGAGCGAGGAGTATATTCAAGTCGTGGCACACCATCCTCGCCTACAACTTCATTATAAATGCCATCAACCATCACAGACGCGCTCACCCTCGTAAGCACGGCATAATTTTCATCAATGCTACTCACTGACCTGTCGATTTCATTATTAATAACAACCTCGCTCTCCTTTTCCCACTCCATCATCTCATCATCTTTAAGCCCTTGCACAGGACCGATATTACTCACGACACCGGGCACACCGCCAATTTGTGGAGGACGGAATCCTTTGCGCTCTTTTTCATACTCTCTTGTCCCGCGCACAACAGGATTTTGTCCAAATGTCTCTGCAGTGGTTTTGCGCACGCTAAAATCAAAATCCATAGTAACTTGTGCCTGCACGCCGTCCCCAACGCTTGGTTGTAAGAATTTAATAATCTTTGCCTCCATAGCATTTTCTGCATTTTGCTGATATTTGCGCTGGAATGTCGCCTGTCTCACGCGCGCACCCTGCTGGGCAGCTTCATTATCTTCGCCTAAAAGCTCCCCGTCTTGATTGATAATTTTTACAGCCTCTGGGACAAGACGCTCTACTGCTGCAGCCACCAAATGCTTGATACCTATAACTTGTTCTGGTGTCAAAAACATATTGTCACGCACGACAATCTTTACTGAAGCGGTAGATGGGCGTCCGCCCTGCACAAAAAGCGACTCTTCTGGCATAGAAATATTAACCGTCGCCTTCTCGATAGGATTGAGACTTTCAATCGTCTTTGCAAGTTCATTTTGCTTCACGACAAGCGTCTTTGTCTTTTGTGTGAATGGTGTATCTCCAACATTATTTTCAAGCAAAATATCAAAGCCGACATTGTGACTTGACCTTGGCAGCCCCAAAGAACTCATATTAATGCGCTGCTCATACACTTTATCTTTTGGCACGAGAATAATATTATCCTCTGGAATCTTATACGAAATTTTCTCCTGTTGGAGCTTTTGCAAGATAGCCGCGCTATCTTCTGGGCTTAGATTACTAAAGAGCACATCATAATTTTCATATTCGTTATGTGTCTCCACGCGGAAGAGTATGAGATAGGTTAAAAAGCTAATAAGTATAATAATGGTCGAAAGGATAATAATGCGCTGTTTTTTATTTAACTTGTTTAAAACCTTAAGAACCTGCTCAAAAACTACTCTTAAATCCATAGCCTACCCTTAACCACGTGTTTGCAAATATTCTTGCAAGAGCTCAAACACACGCGCATTTTGCGCAGGTGTGCCAATAGTAATGCGAAAGGCATTCAGCCCGTAGGAGCGGAGATTACGCACAATGACGCCCCTTTGCAAAAGCCATTGACACAAATGTGTAGATTCTATATCCTCGCGCGAAAATGTGATGAAATTTCCAAATGAAGGGATAAAGTCTATATTATTGTGCTTTGCAAATTCCTCATAGCGTAGCATTTGTTCGATATTGCTTTGGATACACTGCTCGGTAAATGCCCTGTCCTCTAGCGCCACAAGCGCAGCTTGCAAACTTAGAGTGCTTACATTAAAGGGTGGGCGCACTTTGTAGAGCATAGAGATAATGCGCTCACTCGCTATGCCATAGCCTATACGCATACCGCCTAGCCCATACACCTTTGAAAATGTGCCAAGATAAATGACATTATCAAATTTTTTAATGAGAGAGGCGGGATTTAGAGCCTTTGCCTTGTCTTTATATGAGGCAAACTCCTGATACGCGCCATCAAGCACGATGAGCGTGTCCTTATCAACTTTGCATATAAAATCCTCTATTGCTTGAGAGTCTAAGCACTCGCCCAAAGGATTGTTTGGCACACATAGAAATATTATACTCACGCGATTAGCGCACTCTTTGTTAGAATGAGAAGTTATGCTCGTCCTACTTGCGCCATTTTTCACATTCTCATAAGATTCTAAAAATTCATCTAAATTATGTGCATCGCTCCTAGTCTTATGAATCTCCACATCCGCGAGCTTAGAATACACCTCATACATTGCAAATGTTGTCTTTGCCATTAGCACAGCTGCGCGAGTATGGTCGATAGCTTGGAGGCAAAATTCGATGACTTGGTCGCTCCCCGCACCGATAATAATTTCTTTAGGATTTACACAAAAACGCGAAGCAAGAGCATTTTTTAGCTCATACATAGAATCATCAGGGTATAAAAACGCCTTGTGTGCGTTCTTTTGTAATGTCTCTATGACTTTTGGTGATGTGCCATAGGGATTTTCATTGCTCCCTAGCTTTATCACATCTTCTTGTTTAATACCATACTCACGCATTACAAGCTCGATTGGCTTCCCTGCCTCGTAGGTTACAACACTATCTAATGTCTTCTTAAACACCGCATATCCTTACGATTTTTTTGCATTCCATCGCTGTAAAACCTTACATTCTATCTTAAAAGTCTTAAAAGTTTTATAATTTTTACGATTATTGAGAGTTTAAACGCACCATTCAATACATAATTTGAATTTTAACCTTTAACATAAATCCAACTTTCAAACATTGCTGATAGTTAATAGTATTTTTTGATATTTTGGCTACAATGCGCGTTTTCACTAGCACAAAAGGGTAGGTTATGCAGATACAACATATTTTTCGCGAATATGACATTCGTGGCATTTTTGAAAAAGACCTCACGCAAGAGGTGGTTTGTGGTATAGGGCGTGAGCTTGGCAGATGCATCAAAGATTCACATCTCCCCCCTTGCATACATATTGGCTATGATGCACGCACACATTCGCCCACGCTTTTTAATTGGCTTGCGGAGGGTTTTTTAAGCGAGGATATAAAAGTCTTTGCGCTCGGGCTTATTCCTACACCTGTGGCATATTTTGCAACTTTTAACACCATAGATTCTATTGTTTGCCCAAACTCCGTGATGATTACAGGCTCACACAATCCCCCGCAATACAATGGATTCAAAATCACCATAAATCAATCGCCTTTTTATGGGGAGCAAATCCGCGCATTAGGAGCAAAGCTCGAGCAAAACTTACCCTACACAAAAAAGCAAAATGCAGATTCTAAAAATTTACAAAAAATACAAAATCTTAATGCAAAACAAGCCTACATCGATTTTCTAAGCACACATTTTGCCCACCTAAAAGACTTCCCCTACCCTGTCGTATATGATTGCGGTAATGGCGTGGCAGGTGTGGCATTAGCGCAAATCCTAAAAAATCTTAATATTTCTTATACACCACTTTTTTTTGAACCCGATGGCACTTTCCCTAATCACCACCCAGACCCAAGTGAGGAAAAAAATCTCACAATGCTTAAAGAAAAAATGGCACAAAAGCAGATTCATATCGGCATTGCCTTTGATGGCGATGCTGATAGACTTGCGCTTTTAACAACTCATCATAACTATAAGGGCGATGAACTTGCTATCCTTTTTGCTAAAGATATGAAAAAACATTTTTTAAGCCCTATTGTCATCGGCGAGGTGAAATGCTCACAAATAATGTATGATGAGATTAACAAAATTGGCAAAGCAGTGATGTATAAAACAGGGCATAGTAACCTCAAAGTCAAGCTTAAAGAGCTCAACGCCCATCTTGCAGCAGAAATGAGCGGGCATTTATTTTTTAATGACCGCTACTTTGGCTATGATGATGCCATTTATGCTTCTTTCCGCGCCTTAGAGCTATTCTTAGGCTATACGCCCACAGAATTAGAATCTGCGATACACGCCTTGCCTCGCCTTTATAGCACAGATGAGGAGAAAATCCACACCACAGAGGAGCAAAAATTTACCCTTATCTCCGCCTTAAAAGAGGCTTTAAAAAATCCGCCCAAAGACTTCCCAATCCTCAAAGACATCATTGATATTGACGGATTGCGCGTTGTTTTTGAAAATGGCTGGGGACTTGTAAGGGCAAGTAATACCACACCTGTGCTTGTTACGCGTTTTGAAGCGACAAGCAAAGAGGAATGCGAACGCTACAAAACAGCGTTGCTTAAGCTTTTAGAATCTGTCAAGGGCTAAAAAATGACATTCTCACTCCACACGCCCCTTGATATGCACCTCCATTTGCGTGAGGGCGAACTTTTAGAATCTGTCCTGCCTTTCACTGCCAAAGCCTTTAGCGCAGCACTTGTAATGCCAAATCTCAAAACGCCAATCACCACCACCGCACTTGCCCTCACCTACAAGGAGCAGATTCTTAAAGTCGCACAAAAGCGAGGCTGCAAGGAATTTATGCCGCTTATGAGCCTCTATCTCACGGCAGGGCTTACCAAAGAGGAGCTTATAGAAGCAAAAAAGCAGGGGATTTTTATCCTTAAGCTCTACCCAAAGGGTGCGACCACAGGAAGTGAAAGCGGGGTAAGTCAAATCCTTGATGAAAAGACTTTAGAGATTTTTGCTTTGGCTGAATCTCTAGGCTTTATCCTCTCCATACACGGCGAGAGTAATGGATTTTGTATGGAGCGTGAGTTTGAGTTTTTAAGCATATTTGAGCATATTGCAAAAAATTTCCCTAAACTGCGTGTGATTATCGAACATATGAGCGATAGACGCAGCCTTGAAATGATTGAAAAATATGAGAATCTCTACGCCACGCTTACACTGCACCATATCACATTAAGCCTTGATGATGTATGCGGGGGAATGCTTAATCCTCATTTGTTTTGCAAACCAATGCTTAAGACAAGAAAAGACCAACAAGCCCTGTTTCAAGTGGCATTAAAGGCACATCCAAAAGTAAGTTTTGGCTCGGATTCTGCACCGCATTTAGAATCTGCCAAGCTTAGCGCAAAAGGTGCAGCGGGGATTTTTAGCGCACCTGTGCTTTTACCAGCACTTACACAACTCTTTGAATCTCATAATGCCCTAGATTCTCTCCAGGCCTTTGTGAGTGATAGAGCGATAGAGATTTATCAGCTACAAGCTTTTGCGCAAAAATCAATCACGCTTGAAAAGATTCAATACAATGTGCCAGAGCGCATAGATACCCCGCTAGGAGCAATCGTGCCTCTTTTTGCAGGGCAAAATCTCTCGTGGCGCATAAAAGAATAAAAAGAGTGAAAATGCTACAACCTCGCAAAAAGGCATAATGAAAATGAGTGAAAAATTCCCGCTTGTAAGCATTATCACAATCGTTTATAATGATAAAAATCATATCAAGGAAACAATGGATTCTGTCGTGGGGCAGGATTATGAACGCCTTGAATACATCATTATTGATGGTAATAGCAAAGATGGCACGAAAGAATGTATTCAATCTTACATTAGCACACTTTGTGATATTACCCACAAAGATGAGGGCAGATTCTATATGGAGGCTACTCATCGCACAAAAGCAAACTTTGCCTTTAAATTCCTAAGTGAGCGTGATAGCGGAATCTATGATGCGATGAATAAGGGGATTGATTTAGCCACGGGCGAATGGTGCAACTTTATGAATTGTGGAGATAGATTTTATGATTTAAGTGTTCTTAGAAATATTGCACCTCTTCTAGATGAACAATATGGGGTTATAGATGGTGGAGTAGAAATTGTCTATGATGAAAATTACAAGAAAATAAAATATTATAACATCGTTTTTGGACCCTTTAAAATTGAATTTTGTCATCATCAGGCTTCTTTTATTCAAACACATTTACTAAAAAAATATCTTTACGACAAAGAATTTAAAATACGAGGAGAAATAGATTTTTTTTCAAAAGTATTTATAAATAATTACAAATGGAAAAAAATACAAACAATTATTGCAACATATAACACATTAGGTATTTCATCAAAAATTACTTTTACTCAATTCATGGAAGATATTCTAGTGGGTATCAAATATATGAAATATTACTTCTTTACCCATACTTTATACTACTTGTTCTACATTTTGCCACGTGTTTGTATAAGAAATATTTTACCTAAAAAAATAGCTAATTTTATCCGACAAAGGCTCAAATAATGTATAAAGCTATTTTTGATATTTGTGGCACACTTTACGATTCTAATACAACATTAGATTTTTGTATCTGGCGGTCTAATGGATGTACAAAATTCTTATTGCGCCTACTACGTTCTAGACCGATAATGATACTAAACAAAATTTCATTTTTATGCCTTAAAAAAGAAATGATA from Helicobacter typhlonius includes these protein-coding regions:
- the fliG gene encoding flagellar motor switch protein FliG, producing MAITLSPRQRAQYDELSMAEKIAILLVQLGDEITSEIFHHLDIDSITEVSKQIAQLGGMDKTIGAAVLEEFYVIFQSNQYINSGGMDYARDLLIKSLGPDAAKAILDKLAKTMQSQKNFAYLSKIRPQQLADFIINEHPQTIALILAHMDASGAAETLGYFSDELRAEVAIRMANLGDISPNVVKRVSAVLENKLESLTSYKVEVGGTRSVAEIFNRLGQKAAKATIAQIEQIDAQLAIEIKEMMFTFEDITKLDNNAIREILKIADKKDLTLALKSAPDELKQKFMGNMSQRASEQFMEEMQFLGAVKVRDVENAQRKIVEVVQTLAEQGLVQLGEQDDVIA
- a CDS encoding phosphomannomutase/phosphoglucomutase, with translation MQIQHIFREYDIRGIFEKDLTQEVVCGIGRELGRCIKDSHLPPCIHIGYDARTHSPTLFNWLAEGFLSEDIKVFALGLIPTPVAYFATFNTIDSIVCPNSVMITGSHNPPQYNGFKITINQSPFYGEQIRALGAKLEQNLPYTKKQNADSKNLQKIQNLNAKQAYIDFLSTHFAHLKDFPYPVVYDCGNGVAGVALAQILKNLNISYTPLFFEPDGTFPNHHPDPSEEKNLTMLKEKMAQKQIHIGIAFDGDADRLALLTTHHNYKGDELAILFAKDMKKHFLSPIVIGEVKCSQIMYDEINKIGKAVMYKTGHSNLKVKLKELNAHLAAEMSGHLFFNDRYFGYDDAIYASFRALELFLGYTPTELESAIHALPRLYSTDEEKIHTTEEQKFTLISALKEALKNPPKDFPILKDIIDIDGLRVVFENGWGLVRASNTTPVLVTRFEATSKEECERYKTALLKLLESVKG
- the fliH gene encoding flagellar assembly protein FliH, translated to MSLLSQENIIGQERLKNHNIKKYEFKTITSDMVESGKEIHHIDTQAPVVEQSYEEAQNALHSESNVQKIASLEQELVEKLLQKTDDLSSSLAKLQIQFEKLQVESEQRVASARDEGYKDGFREAQEKVKGDMFAEIDAQKKFLVDSIITLENTLKASQKHLEELEKELSAISVDIAKEVIINEVSENSQKIALNLTRELLNSIMDATNIKVKVNPNDYLYLKEHLEDNTKVEVISDGAVSLGGVVIVSDTGNIDGTIMSRYKNLKQSVLENMRD
- a CDS encoding glycosyltransferase; protein product: MSEKFPLVSIITIVYNDKNHIKETMDSVVGQDYERLEYIIIDGNSKDGTKECIQSYISTLCDITHKDEGRFYMEATHRTKANFAFKFLSERDSGIYDAMNKGIDLATGEWCNFMNCGDRFYDLSVLRNIAPLLDEQYGVIDGGVEIVYDENYKKIKYYNIVFGPFKIEFCHHQASFIQTHLLKKYLYDKEFKIRGEIDFFSKVFINNYKWKKIQTIIATYNTLGISSKITFTQFMEDILVGIKYMKYYFFTHTLYYLFYILPRVCIRNILPKKIANFIRQRLK
- the pyrC gene encoding dihydroorotase; the encoded protein is MTFSLHTPLDMHLHLREGELLESVLPFTAKAFSAALVMPNLKTPITTTALALTYKEQILKVAQKRGCKEFMPLMSLYLTAGLTKEELIEAKKQGIFILKLYPKGATTGSESGVSQILDEKTLEIFALAESLGFILSIHGESNGFCMEREFEFLSIFEHIAKNFPKLRVIIEHMSDRRSLEMIEKYENLYATLTLHHITLSLDDVCGGMLNPHLFCKPMLKTRKDQQALFQVALKAHPKVSFGSDSAPHLESAKLSAKGAAGIFSAPVLLPALTQLFESHNALDSLQAFVSDRAIEIYQLQAFAQKSITLEKIQYNVPERIDTPLGAIVPLFAGQNLSWRIKE
- the fliF gene encoding flagellar basal-body MS-ring/collar protein FliF, producing MDLRVVFEQVLKVLNKLNKKQRIIILSTIIILISFLTYLILFRVETHNEYENYDVLFSNLSPEDSAAILQKLQQEKISYKIPEDNIILVPKDKVYEQRINMSSLGLPRSSHNVGFDILLENNVGDTPFTQKTKTLVVKQNELAKTIESLNPIEKATVNISMPEESLFVQGGRPSTASVKIVVRDNMFLTPEQVIGIKHLVAAAVERLVPEAVKIINQDGELLGEDNEAAQQGARVRQATFQRKYQQNAENAMEAKIIKFLQPSVGDGVQAQVTMDFDFSVRKTTAETFGQNPVVRGTREYEKERKGFRPPQIGGVPGVVSNIGPVQGLKDDEMMEWEKESEVVINNEIDRSVSSIDENYAVLTRVSASVMVDGIYNEVVGEDGVPRLEYTPRSQEDMDKILEGVKNAIGYNESRGDQVNVINMPFRSTQLNYRPQDSLELFSSKVERYLGPFMPLLKYVIVAVILFVFYKKIVAPFAERMLEVQEEEEDDIESFMQLDDDEEDINKFSELRKRVEDQLGFGSGLDEDNIKYEVLLERMRGVISERPQEIGALFQTLIKDELDITTSGLGSSS
- the hisC gene encoding histidinol-phosphate transaminase, whose protein sequence is MFKKTLDSVVTYEAGKPIELVMREYGIKQEDVIKLGSNENPYGTSPKVIETLQKNAHKAFLYPDDSMYELKNALASRFCVNPKEIIIGAGSDQVIEFCLQAIDHTRAAVLMAKTTFAMYEVYSKLADVEIHKTRSDAHNLDEFLESYENVKNGASRTSITSHSNKECANRVSIIFLCVPNNPLGECLDSQAIEDFICKVDKDTLIVLDGAYQEFASYKDKAKALNPASLIKKFDNVIYLGTFSKVYGLGGMRIGYGIASERIISMLYKVRPPFNVSTLSLQAALVALEDRAFTEQCIQSNIEQMLRYEEFAKHNNIDFIPSFGNFITFSREDIESTHLCQWLLQRGVIVRNLRSYGLNAFRITIGTPAQNARVFELLQEYLQTRG